Genomic segment of Streptomyces zhihengii:
GTGTGAGCCTCAAGCGCTCCCTGGAGCAGGACCCGGAGTCCGAGGCGGCCCAGCACCCCTACGTCGTGGGCCGCTGCGCCATCGCCGACGACGACGCCATCGACCTCGCCACGCAGGCCGCCGCGACCGCCGCCGCCGACTGGGCGGCCGTGCCGCTGGAGCGGCGGATGCAGCTCGGCACCCGCTTCCGCGAGGAACTGATCAAGCACCAGGACGAGTTCCTGGAGATGCTCGTCGCCGAGTCGCACCCGGTGAAGCTGGCCCGGTGGGAGCTGAGCTGCCTCCTGCAGATCTACTCCCCCGGCAGCCTGCGCTGGTACCACAAGCAGATGCGGGTCGAGAAGGAGTACGCGGGCCGCAAGCTGATCCTGCAGCGCCAGCCGGACGGCGTGGTCGCCTTCAATCCCCCGCAGAACGCCCCGCTGCCCAGCGCCGCCCTGTGCGTACTGGCCCTGATGGCCGGCAACAGCGTGGTGGTCAGGGCGCCGCGCAGCATCGCGCTGAGCACCATGTGGCTGCTGCGCGACATCGTGGCCCCGCTGCTGGAGGAGCTCGACGCGCCTCCCGGCGTGCTCAACGCGGTCTGCAGCAACCCCAAGCAGACGATGGACCGCTGGATCGCCGATCCCCTGATCAACGACATCTTCTACATCGGCGGCAGCCAGGAGGGCCTGCGCTTCGAGCAGCGGTGCGTGGCCCACGGGAAGAAGCCGATCCTCGAACTGGCCGGCAACGACGGCATCGTGGTGTGGAAGGACGCCGACATCACGTGGGCCGCCGAAGCCATCACCGAGTCGTTCTTCGGCTCGGGGCAGATCTGCATGGTGCCCAACTACGTGCTGGCGCACCCCGACATCGCCGAGGCGCTCATCGCCGAGGTGCGCGAGCAGGTCAAGGGCATCCGGCCCGGACTGCCGGAGGAGGAGGACGTCCTCCTCTCACCGGTCCGCCGCAGCGAGCGGTTCTTCCGGCTGCTGCGGCAGGCCCTGGACAACGGCGCGTCCCTGGTCACCGGCGGCCACCGCACCGAGGTGGACGGCACTCCGTCGGAGACCGGCGTCTTCCTGCAGCCCACGGTGCTCCGGGTCGACGGCCTGGACCGGGCCCGCACCTTCGACGTGGTGCGCGAGGAGACGTTCTTCCCGCTCATCCCGATCGTGGTGGCCGAACGCGACAACGACGACGCGCTGCTGGAGTCCTTCCTCCGCTTCGTCAACGCCAACTCCTACGGGCTGCGCAACTCGCTGTGGTCGCGCTCCGACCACGTCATCGAGACCTTCGTCCGCCGTGTCGTCAACGGCGGTCTGCTGAAGGTCAACGACTCCCACATCGGCTTCCTGCCCTACCTGCCCAGCCACGGCGGCACCGGCCGCACCGGCGGAGCCTTCGGCGAGGCCAACTACCCGATGCTCAAGACCTCGCACGTCCAGGGAGTCAGCATCGCCCACGACGTCAGCCCCTACGACGCGGTCTTCGGCGCCTGAGCGCGCCGCCATTCGCCATCCGGAGGTTTCCCCGTGCGTTCCCTCGACACTGCTCGGGCCGTCTGCGAGCGCTTCCACCCCGGTCTGCTCAAGGAGATCGAGCAGATCCCCCATGCCGACCGCGAAAGGCCCGGCAGCCCCGTCATCGACCTGTTCCGCATCCACGGCGGGGTCGGCCTGCTGATACCCGAGGAGTACAGCGGCCACGGGGCCGCGCCGCTGGACGCGCTGCGCGTCCAGCTGGCGCTCGGCGCCGTGTCCCCCTCGCTCGTCGCGGCCGTCTCCATGCACCACTTCACCGCGGCGATGCTCTTCTCCCTCGCCGGCAAGGACGGACGGCTCACCGCCGCGCAGACCGAACTGCTCCGGCGGATCGTGCCCGACCAGCAGGTGATGGCCTCCGGCTGGGCCGAGGGCCGCACCGAGCAGAACATCCTCACGCCCGCCGTCACGGCCCGGCCCGTCGAAGGCGGATACCTGCTCTCCGGCGCCAAGAAGCCGTGCAGCCTCTCCCGTTCGATGCGCCTGCTCACCGCGAGCATCGCCATCCACCACGACGACGGCACCGCCGAGCTCGCGCTCGCCCTGGTGCCGGCCGACGCCCCGGGCCTGTCCGTGCACCCCTTCTGGGGCAACGAGCTGCTCGCCGGCGCGGAGAGCGACGAGGTGCGGCTGGTGGACGTGTTCGTGCCGGCGGACATGGTCGTGCGCGCCGGGGCGGACGACCCGCACCGGCTGGACGACCTCCAGACGGCCGGCTTCGTCTGGTTCGAGATGCTGATCTCCGCCGGGTACGCGGGCGGCACCGCCGCCCTCGTCGAGCAGGTGCTGGACCGTGAGCGCGGCAGCATCCAGGAGCGGGCCGCCCTCGCCGTCGAGATGGACTCCGTCCTGCAACTCCTGGAAGGCGTCGCGCGGACGATCGGCCCCGAGACGGACGACGAGTCGGTCGCCCGGGTCCTCGTCGCCCGCTACACCGTGCAGAAGGCGCTGCCGAGGATCGCCGGGCAGGCGCTGGAGCTGCTCGGCGGGCTGGACTTCATCCGCGACTCCGTCCACGGCCGGACCGCCGCCGCCGTGCACGCCCTCGCCTTCCACCCGCCGGGCCGCGGCGCCGCCGCCGAACCGCTGCTGCGCTACTTCGACGGCGGCCCGCTGGTCCTGAGCTGAGCCACCGCACCGCCGACAGCGCCCCCACCGACTTGGAGTGTGAGAGATCCGTGACCGTCATCCAGGAAGCACCCGCCGAGACCGAGGCGGAGATCCTCGGCCTCTACCGGGCCCATCTCAGCAAGGGCAGGGCCACACTCGCCGAGCTGTTCGGCAGCCACATGGAGACGGCGTCCGAGGGCGCCTGGCTCACCACCAGCGACGGTGAGCGCTTCCTCAACGCGGGCGGGTACGGCGTCTTCATCATGGGCGCACGCCACCCGATCGTGATGGAGGAGGTGGAGCGCCAGCTCCGCACCCACCCCACCGCGACGCGCATCCTGCTGGAGCCCACCGTGGCCCGCGCCGCCGAGGCGCTCGTGTCCGTCATGCCCGAGGGCCTGGACCGCGTGCACTTCGCCCTGTCGGGGGCCGAGGCGGTGGAGACGGGCCTGAAGCTCGCCCGGGCCGGCGGCCGCAAGCGGACCGTCTCGATGCGCGGCGGGTACCACGGCAAGACGCTGGGCGCGCTGTCCGCGACCGCGAAGGACGTCTACCAGGCGCCCTTCCGTCCGCTGGTCCCCGACTTCCTGCACCTCCCCTTCGGCGACACCGACGCGCTGGAGGCGGAGCTGAAGGCCCATCCGGGCGAGGTCTGCGTCATCCTCGAACCCGTCCAGGGCGAGGGCGGTGTGATCATTCCGCCGGCGGGCTACCTCAAGCGGGTGGAGGAACTGGTCCGCGAGTACGACGGCTTCCTGATCCTCGACGAGGTGCAGTCCGGCTTCGGGCGGCTCGGCGAGTGGTGGGGCGCCGACATCGAGGGCGTGGTTCCCGACGTGCTCCTCACCGGCAAGGCGCTGGGCGGCGGCGTGCTGCCGGTCTCGGCGGCCGTGGCCACCCGCAAGGCCTTCCGCCCGTTCGACAAGGACCCCTACGTCCACACCGCGACCTTCTCCGGACAGCCGGTCCTGATGGCGGCCGTCCAGGGCGCGATCCGGGCCATCAAGGAGGAGCGCCTGGTCACCCGGGCCATGGACCTGGGTGCGCGGCTGCTGCCGAGGATCTCGGAGATCGCCTACCGCAACATCCCCGAACTCGTCGTCGACGTGCGCGGCCGCGGGCTGCTCATCGGTGTCGAGCTCGTCGAGGCCGGGCTGGCCGGCGAGCTGCTGATCGAGCTGTTCAACCACGGCGTCGTCGCCAACCACTCCATGAACGGCAGCTCGGTGGTGCGCTTCACCCCGCCCGCCGTGATGAGCGACGTCGACGTGGAGTTCCTCCTGAACTCCTTCGACCTGGCCACCCGCGACCTCGTGCGGGGCGCGGCCACGATGCCGGAAGGCGGCAACTGATCATGCGTCACGTAGAGCTGGAAGCGCTGGTCCCCTCGGAGCAGGCCAGGACGGTCTTCGACTCCGTACTGCGCTGGGAGAAGTACCCCGACCTGGCGCCCCATGTGAAGGCGACCACCGTGCACGCCACCTACCCGGACGAGAACTCCAGTTCCAGCTGGGAGCTGCACTTCCGCAGCGGCCTGCTGCGCTGGACCGAGGACGACACCTTCCTGCCCGAGCTGGGCGAGATCCGCTTCGAGCAGTCCGACGGCGACTTCGACTCCTTCACGGGCACCTGGTCCGTGACGCAGTCGGGCGACGACGTGGCGGTCCGCTTCGACGCCGACTTCGACTTCGGCATCCCCAGCCTGGAGGGCATCCTCGACCCGATCGCCGAGCGGGTCATCAAGGAGACCGTGGCCTGGGCCCTGACCGGCCTGTTCCCCGCCGTCCGCATCTCCGGCGCCGTCGACCTCACCGAGCCCGCCGCCCTCGGCGCCTAGCACGCCCACAGGAGCTGACCATGGACCAGGCAAATCCCTTCGAGACACCGAGAACGTACTCGCTGCACCGGGCCGAGTACCTGGTGGGCCTCGCCGTCACGACCGGTCTCATCATCGCCCACTTCGGCGAGATCCGCTGGTGGGTCGCGATCGCCCTGTTCCTGTACATCGACCTGATCGGCTACATCCCGGGCGCCATCGCCTTCAAACGCAGCGGCGGACGGCCGATCCACAAGGGCTACTACGTCGCCTACAACGTCATGCACAGCCTGATCACCCAGGCCGCGGTCGCGGCGCTGTGGTGCTGGCTGGTGGAGCCCGAGTGGGCGCTGCTGGTACTGCCCTTCCACCTCTTCGGTGACCGCGGCCTGTTCGGCAACTTCATGAAGTCGTTCGCGCTGCCCTTCGAGCCGGTGCGCCAGCCCGGCTACCTGCGGCTGCTGGACGACCTGGGACTGGCCCACCCCAAGCCGGTCGGCCACGCCACGGAGCCCGTCCCGGTGGGCCACGTCCCGGCGCCGCAGGCCCGCCGGCAGCCGCAGGAGGCCGTGCGATGACCGCTCCCACCGAACTGCGGACCGTGCGGCGTCCCGTGCGGCAGGACCCGGCCGACCGGCGGCGGGCGCTGTACCACCTGGCCTCCCCCGTGTCGGTGCTGACCGTCGGCTCCGGGGAACGGCTGCACGGCACCACGGCCAGCACCGTGACGCTGGTGTCGCGAGCGCCCCTGCTGGTGGGGGTCGTGCTGCGGGCCGGCTCGTCCTTCGCACGGCTCGCGGCCGCCGAGGGCAGGTTCGCGATCAACGTCCTCAGCGGCGCGCAGGCCGAAGTGGCCGACCACTTCGCGAACGGCGCCCGCCCCGACGGCAGCGCGCAGTTCGCGGGACTCGCCTGGACGGCGGACTCGTACGCGAAGGCGCCGCTCCTGGCCGGGGCGCTCGCCCACTACACCTGCCGCTTCCACTCCGTCCACACGGCCGGCGACAGCGAGTTGCTGCTCGGCCATGTCGTCCGGGCGAACGCCGGCGACGACCAACCCCTGTTCAGCTACGCCGGGGAGCTGTTCGCGGGCTCCCTGTACCCCGCGAAGGAGGCGTCCGCGTCATGACCGGTCCTGTGGCACGTGAGGCGGACTGGGACACGGCTCCCGGTCTGCTCGACGGAGCGAAGGAGCTGACTCTCGGCCCCGAGGAGTGCGACCTCGCGTACTGGTTCACCTCGGTGGCGCAGGGCACGCTGCGCGACCGGGGCGAGACCGGGCACCACGTGGACGCCCTCGTGCCCGACTTCCTGAAGGAGCCGGGGCCCCTGCGCGAGGCCCTGGTGCTGGAGTTCGGGCTCCGCGGTCTGTCGGAGGAGATCGCGACCCGGCTGCTCGGCCACTACGTCGCCATCGCCCCGGGGATTCCCGAACTGGAGTTCTACACCACCCAGTTGGTCGACGAGGCGCGGCACGCCCGGGTGTTCCGCAACCACCTGGTGGAGCTGGGGGTGCCGCAGAAGACGCTCCTGAAGGACATCGACGAGATGGCCGCGGACTACCGCAAGCGGGTCCTCGACCCGGTCGTGGACTTCACCCTCGACATCGTCCGCGATCAGGCGGACTTCGCGGGCGGCGTCGCCGTGTTCGCCATCGTCATCGAGGGGGTGCTCGCCCCCGCGGCGGAGCTGAGCGAGCGCAAGTGGACACCGCTGTCGCCGGCCACCGGCGAGATCTCGCGGGGTACCGCCATCGACGAGATCAGGCACCTGACGGTGGCCAGCACGATCCTGCGCGACCACGTGGCCGCCCACCCCGAGTACCGCCCGCGCCTGCTGGAGATCCTGCGGGCCGGTGTGCGGCTCTGGGACGAGATCCCCGACCGCGAGTTCGTCATCCACCGCGAGGAGCTCTTCCAGGAGGGCATGGCCCAGCACGCGGACAAGATCGGCGACTACGAGATCTGGCCGGGCGTCCGGATGCTCGACACCACGCCGGAGCAGCGCTACGACATGGCCGAGCGCTGGACCGACGAGATGGCGGAGTCGCGGATGGCCTACATGGGGCTGCCGCTGGAGGCCCTCTCCAGCCCGCAGGCCGGCGCATGAACGGGGGGCGCGCCGCGGTGGTGTCCGGGATCGGGGCGTACACACCGCCCGACCTGGTCACCAACGACGACCTGGCACAGCGGCTCGACACCTCCGACGCGTGGATCCGCTCACGCACGGGGATCGCCGAGCGGTACGTGGTCGCACCGGGCACCGCCACCTCCGACCTGGCCGTCGAGGCGGGACTGCGGGCCCTCAAGTCCGCGGGTGACGAGCACGTGGGGGCGGTCGTCCTGGCCACCACCACACCCGACCAGCCGTGTCCGGCGACCGCCCCGCAGGTGGCCGCCCGGCTCGGACTCGGGCAGGTGCCGGCCTTCGACGTGGCAGCCGTCTGTTCGGGCTTCCTGTACGGCCTCGCCACCGCCTCCGGACTCCTCGCGGCGGGCGTCGCCGACAGCGTGCTGCTCATCGCCGCCGACGCGTTCACCACGATCGTCAATCCGGAGGACCGCACCACGGCCGTCATCTTCGCGGACGGCGCCGGCGCGGTGGTGCTGCGGGCGGGCGCCGCCGGCGAACCGGGCGCCGTCGGGCGGATGGTCCTCGGCAGCGACGGCGAGCTCAGCCATCTCATCGAAGTACCGGCGGGCGGCTCGCGCCAGCGTTCGTCCGGTCCCGTGACCGACCCGGCCGACCAGTACTTCCGGATGGTCGGCCGGGACACCTACCGGCATGCGGTGGAGCGGATGACCGAAGCCTCCCGGCAGGCGGCCCATCTGGCCGGCTGGGGCATCGAGGACGTCGACCGGTTCGCGGCCCACCAGGCCAACGCGCGGATCCTCGGCGCGGTCTCGGAACGCCTCGGGGTGCCGGCCGAACGGCAGCTGACCAACATCGCCCAGGTCGGCAACACGGGTGCCGCCTCGATCCCGTTGCTGCTGTCGCAGGCCGCCGCGGACGGCCGGCTGTCCGCAGGGCACCGGGTGCTGCTGACCGCGTTCGGCGGCGGCCTCTCCTGGGGGGCGACCACCCTGGTGTGGCCCGAGGTCCAACCGGTCTGACGGCCACCCCTGCCGACCGGGATCGAGTGCAGTACGCCCTTTTCGTACGCATCCGCGTACACCTCTCCCGTACGCCGCTGTCGCGTACGCCTCCGAAAGGATCCGACATGCTGGAGCAGCTCCAGGAAATCCTGTCCAACAAGCTGAAGGTGTCGCCCGAGGCGATCACCCCGGAGGCCACCCGGGAGGACATCGAGCTGGACTCGCTGGCCGTGGTGGAGCTGTCGCTGCTGCTCAAGTCCGAACTGGACCTGGACATCAGCGACGACGACCTTCTCGAAACCGAGACCGTGGCCGACATGGTCCGGCTCATGGAGGAGCGGAGCGCGAAGGTCTGATGGCCGGCATGGACATCGCCGTCACCGGACTCGGCCTGGTCACCCCTGGCGGTATCGGGGTCGGGCCCAGTTGGGCGGCGGTCTGCGACGGCAGGCCGACCGCCGCCCTCGATCCGGTACTGGCGAACAACCCCGTACGCATCTCCTCCAGGGTTCCCGGCTTCGATCCGGACGCGCTGCTCAGTGCGCGGCGTGCCCACCGCCTGGACCGGTTCGTGCAGTTCGCCCTCGTCGCAGCCCATGAGGCCGTCGCCGACGCCCGTCTCGACCCGACCACCTGGGACGGGGCGCGGGTCGGTGTGGTGCTGGGCTGCGCGGACGGCGGCCCCGGCACGGTCGAGGATCAGCACGACGTACTGCGGGAGCGGGGCGCCGCCCAGGTGTCCCCGCTGCTGCTGCCCATGCAGCTGCCGAACATGCTGGCAGGTCAGACGGCCATCGAGTTCGGAGCCACCGGACCCAACCTCGTGGTGGCCACGGCCTGCGCCTCGGGCGCGACCGCCATCGGGATGGCCCGGGACCTGCTGGCTCTCGGCCGCTGCGACGTGGTGCTGGCGGGCGGCAGCGAGGCGATGATCACTCCGCTGGTCATGGCCGGATTCGCGCAGATGGGCGCGCTGTCACGGCGCGAGGACGACCCCTCCTCGGCCTCGCGTCCCTTCGACGCCGACCGGGACGGCTTCGTCGCCGGGGAGGGGGCGGGAATCCTCGTCATGGAACGCGTCGTGGACGCACGGGCCCGCGGTGCGCACATCCACGGCCGGATCATCGGCTTCGGCGCCACCGCGGACGCCCACCACATGACGTCTCCGCACCCCGACGGCGCCGGCATCGAGGCCGCGGTCCGTGCGGCTCTCGCCGACGCCGGCGCGGATCCGGACGACGTGCAGCACGTGAACGCCCACGGCACGTCGACACCGCTCAACGACCTGGCCGAGGCACGCATGATCAAGCGGACGCTGCAGGGCGACCCGCTGGTCACCTCCACGAAGGGAGTCACCGGACATCTGCTCGGCGCGGCGGGCGCGGTCGAGGCCGCCTTCGCCCTGCTGAGCGTCGAACACGAGATGGTTCCGCCCACCGCGGGTCTGCGCATCCCCGACGGGCGGATCGACATCAAGCTCGCGCAGTCGGCCACGTGCATGCCCATCGACCTCGCGCTCAGCAACTCCTGCGGGTTCGGCGGCCAGAACACGGCGCTGGCGATCGCGCCGGCCTGAGAGCCCCGGCACCGGGGCACGGGAGGGGCGGACGGCTCGGAGCCGTCCGCCCCGGCCCGTTTCCGGCACGGCCCGTTGCCCCTCCGCCCTCTTCCGGCACGGCCCGTTTCCGGCACGGCCCGTTGCCCCTCCGACCTCTTCCGGCACCTCCACACCGCTTCCGGCACGTCCCGGCCCCTCGCCGGGTACGTCCGGACCCGGCACCCCCGCACCCTCTTCCGGCAGGCCCGGACCCGGCACGCGTACCGCTCTGTCGTTCCCGGGCGCGGTCCGGGCACCGCCCGGCCGGCGCCGACTGGTCCCGCCGCGGCCGGCACGCACCCGACCGCGGCCCCTCCCCCCTTAGGAGTCCGTCATGCACGACCCCGGTGAACTGCTCGAGGACGGGCCGGTCGCCGTGCGGCGACTGGCCCGTCGCCGCTACGGCCTCGATCTGGCCGCTCTGGAGAAGGCGATGCGCCGGCGGGCGGAGGCCCAGGCCGGTGTAACCCGCTCGCGCACGGAGGCGAACCGCGTCTCGCGCACGCGCGGGCGCTCGGGACCGCCCTCCGAGGAGGAGAAGGAGGCCGCCCGCGCCCTGCGCGCGGACGTGCAGCAGGCGGAGGCGGAGGCCCGGGCCGCGGAAGCCGACCTGGCCGAGCTGCTGCTGGGCATCCCCAACGTCCCCCTCGACCGGGTGCCGGACGGCGACACCGACAAGGAGGCGGTGGAGATCCGCCGCTGGGGCCCGGTGCGGGAGCGGGGCGACGCCCCGCACCACGCCGACATCGGCGAGTCGCTCGGCATCCTGGACAACCCTGCGGCGGCCAGGCTCTCCGGCGCCCGCTTCAGCGTCGGCCGCGGTGCCGGAGCGCGTCTGGAGCGGGCGCTGACCGACTTCTTCCTCGACCTCCACACCCGCGAGCACGGCTACACCGAGTACTCCGTCCCGTTCCTGGTGAACCGCGAGACCATGACCGGCACCGGCCAGCTCCCCAAGTTCGAGGACGACCTGTTCCGCACCCAGGTGGGCGACCGGGAGCTGTTCCTGATCCCCACCGCCGAGGTGCCGCTCACCAACCTGGTGGCCCAGCAGATCCTGGACGCACGCGACCTGCCGTACGCCTTCACCGCGCGCACCCCCTGCTTCCGCGCCGAGGCGGGGGCGTACGGGCGCGACACCCGGGGGATCCTGCGCCTGCACCAGTTCGAGAAGGTGGAGCTGGTCCGCGTCTGCGCTCCCGAGGACGCTCCGGCACAGCTGGAGCTGATGGTGGGGCACGCCGAGGAGTGCCTGCGCCGCCTCGGGCTCTCCCACCGCGTGGTGCTGCTGCCCGCCGGCGATCTCGGCTTCTCCGCCCGGATGACCTACGACATCGAGGTGTGGCTGCCGGGCAGCGGCGCCTACCGCGAGATCTCCTCCGTCTCCGACTGCGGCACCTTCCAGGCCCGCCGCGCGGGCATCCGCCACCGGCGGTCCGACGGCCGCAAGGGGCCCGCCGCCACCCTCAACGGCTCGGCCCTGCCCGTCGGGCGGACCGTCGCCGCGCTGCTGGAGCAGGGCGTGCAGGAGGACGGTTCGGTGCTGCTGCCCGAGGCCCTCGCCCCGTACACCGGATTCCGCCGGATCCTGCCGGGCGGGACGACCGCGTAGCACCCGGCACGCCGGGAGGGCGGGCCGTCCGGATCACTCCGGACGGCCCGCCCTCCCGGTTGCGGGCGTGTCACGCGCCCATCATGTGCACCCCGCCGTCGACGTGGACGATCTCCCCGGTGGTGCGGGGGAAGAAGTCCGACAGCAGGGCGACGACACCGCGTGCCGCGGGGTCCGGGTCGACGAGGTCCCAGCCGATGGGGGCACGCTGCTGCCACACCTCGGCGAGCTCGCCGAAGCCGGGGATCGACTTGGCGGCCATGGAGCGCAGCGGGCCGGCCGCGACCAGGTTGCAGCGGATGCCCCGGCCGCCGAGGTCGCGGGCGAGGTAGCGGCTGGTCGATTCGAGGGCTGCCTTGGCGACACCCATCCAGTCGTACCGCGGCCAGGCGACCGTCGCGTCGAAGGTGAGCCCGACCACCGAGCCGCCCCGGTCCTCCATCAGCGGCAGGCACGCGGTGGTCAGGGACTTCAGCGAGTACGCGGACACCTGGACGGCCGTCGAGACGTCGGCCCAGTCGCCGTCGAGGAAGGAGAAGGCGCCCCGCGGCCCGTACGCGATCGAGTGGACGACGCCGTCGATACGGTCCCAGCCGTCCGCGGCGGCGCCGATCCGCTCCGCGAGCGTGTCCAGATGGGTCTGGTCGGTCACGTCCAGTTCGACCACCGGGACCGGCTTGGGCAGCCCGGCCGCGATCCGCTCGATGAGGGAGAGCCGGCCGAAGCCGGTCAGCACCACCTCGGCGCCCTCCTCCTGGGCGAGCCGGGCGACGTGGAAGGCGATGGACGCGTCCGTGACGACGCCCGTCACCAGGATGCGCTTGCCGGCGAGGAGGCCGCTCATGACCGCACCGCCTTCGCGGCCAGGGCTTCGACCAGGGGGGAGTCGTGGTCGAGCGCTCCGAGACCGCCCGCCCCGCCGGGCGTCCCGAGGGTGGTGAAGAAGTCGGCGTTGGAACCGCGGTGATCGCCCCACTCGGTGGGGACGTCGTCCTCGAAGTAGATGGCCTCCACGGGGCACACCGGTTCGCAGGCACCGCAGTCGACGCATTCGTCGGGCTGGATGTAGAGGGCGCGCCGGCCCTCGTAGATGCAGTCCACGGGGCATTCGTCGATGCAGGAACGGTCCATCACATCGACACAGGGCAGGGCGATGACGTACGACATCATCAACTCCACTTCGTGGTGGGGGCGGCGGGCGAGACGCTGACCTGGTCCACGGGGACACCCGTGGTGCGCTCGCCCAGCGTGAGGACGGTGACGGCCAGCGCGACCATCGAGGCGGCGATGACCCCGAACAGCGCACCCGGTCCGTAGGAGTCGAGCACGGGCAGCAGGACGAACGGCAGGGCGGCGGCGCTGAGTTTGGACAGGGAGTACGCCATGCCGGACGCGGTGGCCCGGATCGCCGTCGGATACTGCTCGGAGAGGTACACGTGCGACACGCTGGAGAAGACGTTGCTGCACAGCGTGTAGACGAAGCCGAAGGTGACGATGAGGACGGCCGAGTCGGTGAAGGCGAAGCCCATTCCGGCGGCCACCATCGCCCCTGCGGACAGCGCGACGAGTGTCTTGCGTTCGATGCGGTCGATGATCGGCAGCGACAGCGCCGAGCCGACGGGGTAGCCCAGGAAGGACAGGGCGGTGAAGCCCAGGCCCGCCACGATGTCGTAGCCCTTCGCCGCGAGGATCTGCGGGGCCAGGGTGCCGAAGCCGTAGTAGCCGACCACGGAGAGCGAGCAGAAGATCCACAGCATCACCGTGCGGCGCCTCAGCCCGCGGGCGAAGATGTCCCGGAGCCTGGTCCGCCCGGCGACGGCCGTCTCGTGCCCGGCCGGGAGCTCCTCGACGGCCTGGCCGGCCGGGATCTGGGCCTCCATCCGGGACACCAGCAGGTCGGCCTCCTCGGTACGGCCGTTCGCCGCCAGCCAGCGCGGCGACTCGATCAGCCGCCGGCGCAGCACCCAGACCACCGCCGAGCCGAGCGCCCCGATCACGAACAGCCAGCGCCAGCCGTCCACCCCCAGCGGGCTCAGCGGCACCAGCCACAGGGCCGCGAAGCCGACCGCGGGCACTCCGCAGAAGGCGATGGTGTACGCCCAGGCGATGAACCGGCCGCGCTTTGCCGCGGGCAGCACGTCCGCCAGGTAGCAGTCGGACAGCGACTGTTCGGCGCCGATGCCGATGCCGGCCAGGAAGCGGGTCACGATCAGCCACTCCGCGTTGGGCGAGAACGCGCCCAGGAGGGAGAAGCCGGAGTAGATCGCCAGGTTGATCAGGAAGGCCCGGCGCCGCCCGAGCCGGTCGGCGACCCGGCCGAGCACCAGCGCGCCGATGAACTGGCCGATGAAGACGGAGGCGAGGACCAGCTTGAGCGACGTCGCCCCGAAGGCGAAGTCGTCCTGGAGCACCTTGGCGATGGTGCCCGAGAGGCTGTTCTCGAACGTGTCGAAGAGCAGGCCGATCCCGATGACCGCGGTCAGGCTGCGGTGCATGGGGGTGATCGGCATCCGGTCCAGCCGGGCGCCGATCGAGGCGGGGGTGACAGGCTGCTTCACCGCCGTGGTGGTCTGGGTCATGCGCGTGGCTCCTAGGGTGCGTTCGGGCCGGGGGCGGACAGCGCGGCCCGGTGCCCGCGGAACGCGGGGCGGAGGTGGCCGGGCACGGCGGTGACGGTGCACCGGCGAGGTCGGGGGCCCCGCCCCGCACGGGCCCGTCGTGATCGACCGGCAGACCCTGGGAGCGGGGCCTTCCGGCCCCAGGGGGGTGGACAGGGAGCGGCGTCAGCGGCGGTGACGCCCGGGGATCGTCAGGCGGCGCGGTCCGCGTTCAGCCGGATCTGCTCCTCGACGTCGCCTCGCCGCACCGGTGCGCTCACCTCGTGCAGGAACGAGGCGACCTCGCGGTACGAGGCCCAGAAGCCCACCTCGTGGTAGGGCACGCCGCGCTCGGCGCAGTACTCCCGGGTCAACTCGCGTGCCCGGGCCAGGTTCTTCTGCGGCATCGCCGGGAACAGGTGGTGCTCGACCTGGTAGTTGAGTCCGCCGTACAGGAAG
This window contains:
- a CDS encoding aldehyde dehydrogenase family protein — translated: MLREAAQEESAPAPSGLKSYDLYIAGKDVAGDGWVYTVSGRSLLEDVFTSVSLKRSLEQDPESEAAQHPYVVGRCAIADDDAIDLATQAAATAAADWAAVPLERRMQLGTRFREELIKHQDEFLEMLVAESHPVKLARWELSCLLQIYSPGSLRWYHKQMRVEKEYAGRKLILQRQPDGVVAFNPPQNAPLPSAALCVLALMAGNSVVVRAPRSIALSTMWLLRDIVAPLLEELDAPPGVLNAVCSNPKQTMDRWIADPLINDIFYIGGSQEGLRFEQRCVAHGKKPILELAGNDGIVVWKDADITWAAEAITESFFGSGQICMVPNYVLAHPDIAEALIAEVREQVKGIRPGLPEEEDVLLSPVRRSERFFRLLRQALDNGASLVTGGHRTEVDGTPSETGVFLQPTVLRVDGLDRARTFDVVREETFFPLIPIVVAERDNDDALLESFLRFVNANSYGLRNSLWSRSDHVIETFVRRVVNGGLLKVNDSHIGFLPYLPSHGGTGRTGGAFGEANYPMLKTSHVQGVSIAHDVSPYDAVFGA
- a CDS encoding acyl-CoA dehydrogenase family protein, with the protein product MRSLDTARAVCERFHPGLLKEIEQIPHADRERPGSPVIDLFRIHGGVGLLIPEEYSGHGAAPLDALRVQLALGAVSPSLVAAVSMHHFTAAMLFSLAGKDGRLTAAQTELLRRIVPDQQVMASGWAEGRTEQNILTPAVTARPVEGGYLLSGAKKPCSLSRSMRLLTASIAIHHDDGTAELALALVPADAPGLSVHPFWGNELLAGAESDEVRLVDVFVPADMVVRAGADDPHRLDDLQTAGFVWFEMLISAGYAGGTAALVEQVLDRERGSIQERAALAVEMDSVLQLLEGVARTIGPETDDESVARVLVARYTVQKALPRIAGQALELLGGLDFIRDSVHGRTAAAVHALAFHPPGRGAAAEPLLRYFDGGPLVLS
- a CDS encoding aspartate aminotransferase family protein, coding for MTVIQEAPAETEAEILGLYRAHLSKGRATLAELFGSHMETASEGAWLTTSDGERFLNAGGYGVFIMGARHPIVMEEVERQLRTHPTATRILLEPTVARAAEALVSVMPEGLDRVHFALSGAEAVETGLKLARAGGRKRTVSMRGGYHGKTLGALSATAKDVYQAPFRPLVPDFLHLPFGDTDALEAELKAHPGEVCVILEPVQGEGGVIIPPAGYLKRVEELVREYDGFLILDEVQSGFGRLGEWWGADIEGVVPDVLLTGKALGGGVLPVSAAVATRKAFRPFDKDPYVHTATFSGQPVLMAAVQGAIRAIKEERLVTRAMDLGARLLPRISEIAYRNIPELVVDVRGRGLLIGVELVEAGLAGELLIELFNHGVVANHSMNGSSVVRFTPPAVMSDVDVEFLLNSFDLATRDLVRGAATMPEGGN
- a CDS encoding type II toxin-antitoxin system RatA family toxin, which codes for MRHVELEALVPSEQARTVFDSVLRWEKYPDLAPHVKATTVHATYPDENSSSSWELHFRSGLLRWTEDDTFLPELGEIRFEQSDGDFDSFTGTWSVTQSGDDVAVRFDADFDFGIPSLEGILDPIAERVIKETVAWALTGLFPAVRISGAVDLTEPAALGA
- a CDS encoding flavin reductase family protein — translated: MTAPTELRTVRRPVRQDPADRRRALYHLASPVSVLTVGSGERLHGTTASTVTLVSRAPLLVGVVLRAGSSFARLAAAEGRFAINVLSGAQAEVADHFANGARPDGSAQFAGLAWTADSYAKAPLLAGALAHYTCRFHSVHTAGDSELLLGHVVRANAGDDQPLFSYAGELFAGSLYPAKEASAS
- a CDS encoding VlmB-like protein; translated protein: MTGPVAREADWDTAPGLLDGAKELTLGPEECDLAYWFTSVAQGTLRDRGETGHHVDALVPDFLKEPGPLREALVLEFGLRGLSEEIATRLLGHYVAIAPGIPELEFYTTQLVDEARHARVFRNHLVELGVPQKTLLKDIDEMAADYRKRVLDPVVDFTLDIVRDQADFAGGVAVFAIVIEGVLAPAAELSERKWTPLSPATGEISRGTAIDEIRHLTVASTILRDHVAAHPEYRPRLLEILRAGVRLWDEIPDREFVIHREELFQEGMAQHADKIGDYEIWPGVRMLDTTPEQRYDMAERWTDEMAESRMAYMGLPLEALSSPQAGA